One genomic segment of Natrononativus amylolyticus includes these proteins:
- the dpsA gene encoding DNA starvation/stationary phase protection protein DpsA yields the protein MSTQKTVRQQADTVEENRLRIEREKAEQIVDALNSELSNSYVLYHQLKKHHWVVEGAEFRDLHIFFEEAYEHVEEGADIIAERAQALGGVPVSGPSNLEDRATVEFEGEDVYDIRTMMDNDLEMYGDIIESMRGSIELADNLGDYATAEILREILVTVEEDAHHFEHYLEDETLVLEEATH from the coding sequence ATGAGCACTCAAAAGACCGTCCGACAGCAGGCCGACACCGTCGAGGAGAACCGACTGCGAATCGAGCGGGAGAAGGCCGAACAGATCGTCGACGCGCTCAACTCCGAGCTCTCCAACTCGTACGTCCTCTACCACCAGCTGAAAAAGCACCACTGGGTCGTCGAGGGAGCGGAGTTCCGCGACCTGCACATCTTCTTCGAGGAGGCTTACGAGCACGTCGAGGAGGGGGCGGACATCATCGCCGAGCGCGCACAGGCCCTCGGCGGCGTTCCCGTCTCGGGACCGTCGAACTTAGAGGACCGCGCGACCGTCGAGTTCGAAGGCGAGGACGTCTACGACATCCGCACCATGATGGACAACGACCTCGAGATGTACGGCGACATCATCGAGTCGATGCGCGGCAGCATAGAACTCGCCGACAACCTCGGGGACTACGCCACCGCCGAGATCCTTCGAGAAATTCTCGTCACCGTCGAGGAGGACGCCCACCACTTCGAACACTACCTCGAGGACGAGACGCTCGTGCTCGAAGAAGCGACGCACTGA
- the katG gene encoding catalase/peroxidase HPI, translating into MTRSNQDWWPNQLNLGILDQNARDVGPVDEDFDYAEEFQKLDLDEVKADIEDVLTDSQEWWPADYGHYGPLMIRMAWHSAGTYRISDGRGGASGGTQRFAPLNSWPDNANLDKARRLLWPVKQKYGRQLSWADLLVLSGNVALESMGFETFGFGGGREDEFEPDEAVDWGPESEWETADRFDEDDELDHPLAATVMGLIYVNPEGPEGNPDPEWAAERIRQSFGQMAMNDEETAALIAGGHTFGKVHGASDPDDHVGPEPEAAPIEQQGLGWESSHGSGKGADTITSGIEGPWNTTPTQWDTSYLDNLLEHEWEPETGPGGAWQWTTQNGELDGAAPGAEDPEEKENVMMLTTDVALKRDPEYREIIERFRENPEEFQDAFARAWFKLIHRDMGPPSQLVGPEVPDEELLWQDPLPEVDYDLLGDEEISELKAELLASELSVSQLVKTAWASASTFRYGDKRGGANGARIRLEPQKNWEVNNPEELATVLETLEIIQEEFNGSRSDDVRVSLADLIVLGGAAAVEQAAADAGYDVEVPFEPGRVDASQEQTDVDSFEALKPRADGFRNYLGDETADSAEELLVDKADLLELTVPEMTVLVGGMRALGANYDGSDLGVFTDQPGTLTNDFFVTLLDMDYEWESVDGSESEDVVDREQPADAAERYEIRDRETGEVEWTGTRVDLVFGSNARLRAIADVYAAEDGEEQFVHDFVEAWHKVMTLDRFDLE; encoded by the coding sequence ATGACCAGGTCCAACCAAGACTGGTGGCCGAATCAGTTGAACCTCGGGATTCTCGACCAGAACGCCCGCGACGTCGGTCCGGTCGACGAGGACTTCGACTACGCCGAGGAGTTCCAGAAGCTCGACCTCGACGAGGTGAAGGCGGACATCGAGGACGTGCTGACGGACTCCCAGGAGTGGTGGCCGGCCGACTACGGCCACTACGGGCCGTTAATGATCCGAATGGCGTGGCACAGCGCCGGTACGTACCGCATCAGCGACGGCCGCGGCGGTGCCTCGGGCGGCACCCAGCGGTTTGCGCCCCTCAACAGCTGGCCCGACAACGCGAACCTCGACAAGGCGCGCCGCCTGCTCTGGCCGGTCAAGCAGAAGTACGGCCGACAGCTCTCGTGGGCCGACCTGCTCGTCCTGAGCGGGAACGTCGCCCTCGAGTCGATGGGCTTCGAGACGTTCGGCTTCGGCGGCGGACGCGAAGACGAGTTCGAGCCCGACGAGGCCGTCGACTGGGGCCCCGAAAGCGAGTGGGAGACCGCCGACCGCTTCGACGAGGACGACGAACTCGATCACCCGCTCGCCGCCACCGTGATGGGGCTCATCTACGTGAACCCGGAGGGACCGGAGGGGAATCCGGATCCGGAGTGGGCGGCAGAACGGATCCGACAGTCGTTCGGCCAGATGGCGATGAACGACGAGGAGACGGCCGCGCTCATCGCCGGCGGACACACCTTCGGGAAGGTCCACGGCGCCTCCGACCCCGACGACCACGTCGGCCCCGAGCCCGAGGCCGCCCCCATCGAGCAGCAGGGACTCGGCTGGGAGAGCAGCCACGGCTCCGGAAAGGGAGCCGATACGATCACCAGCGGCATCGAGGGACCGTGGAACACCACGCCGACCCAGTGGGACACGAGCTACCTCGACAACCTGCTCGAGCACGAGTGGGAGCCCGAGACGGGTCCCGGCGGCGCGTGGCAGTGGACCACGCAGAACGGCGAACTCGACGGCGCCGCACCCGGTGCCGAGGACCCGGAGGAGAAAGAGAACGTGATGATGCTGACGACGGACGTCGCCCTGAAGCGCGATCCCGAGTACCGGGAGATCATCGAGCGCTTCCGGGAGAACCCCGAGGAGTTCCAGGACGCCTTCGCGAGGGCCTGGTTCAAGCTGATCCACCGCGACATGGGTCCGCCGTCCCAGCTCGTCGGTCCGGAGGTTCCGGACGAGGAACTGCTGTGGCAGGACCCCCTCCCCGAGGTCGACTACGACCTGCTCGGCGACGAGGAGATTTCCGAACTCAAAGCGGAGCTCCTCGCATCGGAGCTGTCCGTCTCCCAGCTCGTAAAGACCGCCTGGGCGTCGGCGTCGACGTTCCGGTACGGCGACAAGCGCGGGGGCGCGAACGGCGCCCGGATTCGCCTCGAGCCACAGAAGAACTGGGAGGTAAACAACCCCGAGGAGTTGGCGACCGTACTGGAGACCCTCGAGATCATCCAGGAGGAGTTCAACGGCTCGCGATCCGACGACGTGCGGGTCTCGCTCGCCGACCTGATCGTCCTGGGCGGCGCGGCAGCCGTCGAGCAGGCCGCAGCCGACGCCGGTTACGACGTCGAAGTTCCGTTCGAACCGGGTCGCGTCGACGCCTCGCAGGAACAGACCGACGTCGACTCGTTCGAGGCGCTCAAGCCGAGAGCCGACGGGTTCCGCAACTATCTCGGCGACGAGACCGCCGACTCCGCCGAGGAGTTGCTCGTCGACAAGGCCGACCTCCTGGAACTGACCGTTCCCGAGATGACGGTGTTGGTCGGCGGCATGCGCGCGTTGGGCGCGAACTACGACGGCTCCGATCTCGGCGTCTTCACCGACCAGCCGGGGACGCTGACCAACGACTTCTTCGTCACCCTGCTCGACATGGACTACGAGTGGGAGTCCGTCGACGGGTCGGAGTCCGAAGACGTCGTCGATCGGGAACAGCCCGCGGACGCCGCGGAACGCTACGAGATCCGCGACCGCGAGACCGGCGAGGTCGAGTGGACGGGAACCCGCGTGGATCTCGTCTTCGGCTCGAACGCCCGCCTTCGGGCCATCGCCGACGTCTACGCCGCAGAGGACGGCGAGGAGCAGTTCGTCCACGACTTCGTCGAGGCGTGGCACAAGGTGATGACGCTCGATCGGTTCGACCTCGAGTGA
- a CDS encoding carbohydrate kinase family protein — protein sequence MSYDVLVAGETLIDFLPARPGPLSDVEGFERRPGGAPANVAVALSRLEAPPLFWTRVGDDPFGRFLEDTLLAEGIPGRYLERDPAAKTTLAFVTHDEGGDRTFSFYRDDTADTRLEAGTIGDDALESVSWVHAGGVSLAGGSSQEATLDLLERAAERDCTVSFDPNARPELWPDAGTFREVCRAALERVDVCKATVGELEALGFDGATPEALARDALEASGPHTVLVTRGREGAVAVAGDGSPWPGVADHGGYEVDVVDTTGAGDAFVAGSIAALREGRGLEDALSFASGVAATATTDAGAMAALPTRAAVDAFLADRR from the coding sequence ATGAGCTACGACGTGCTGGTCGCCGGCGAAACGCTGATCGACTTCCTGCCGGCCCGTCCCGGCCCGCTGTCGGACGTCGAGGGGTTCGAGCGCCGGCCCGGTGGCGCCCCCGCGAACGTCGCCGTCGCGCTCTCGAGGCTCGAGGCGCCGCCGCTGTTCTGGACCCGCGTCGGCGACGACCCGTTCGGGCGCTTCCTCGAGGACACCCTCCTCGCGGAGGGGATTCCCGGCCGGTACCTCGAGCGCGACCCGGCCGCCAAGACGACGCTCGCGTTCGTGACCCACGACGAAGGCGGCGATCGGACCTTCTCGTTCTACCGGGACGACACCGCCGACACCAGACTCGAGGCGGGGACGATCGGTGACGACGCGCTGGAGTCGGTTTCGTGGGTCCACGCCGGCGGCGTCTCCCTCGCCGGCGGCTCCTCGCAGGAGGCGACGCTCGACCTGCTCGAGCGAGCCGCCGAACGCGACTGTACCGTGTCGTTCGACCCGAACGCCCGGCCGGAGCTGTGGCCCGACGCGGGGACGTTCCGTGAGGTCTGTCGGGCGGCCCTCGAACGCGTCGACGTCTGCAAGGCGACCGTCGGGGAGCTCGAGGCGCTCGGGTTCGACGGAGCCACCCCCGAGGCGCTGGCGCGAGACGCCCTCGAGGCGTCGGGGCCGCACACCGTCCTCGTCACCCGCGGACGCGAGGGCGCCGTCGCCGTCGCGGGCGACGGCTCGCCGTGGCCCGGGGTCGCCGACCACGGCGGCTACGAGGTCGACGTCGTCGACACCACCGGCGCCGGCGACGCGTTCGTCGCCGGCTCCATCGCGGCGCTGCGCGAGGGGCGAGGGCTCGAGGACGCGCTGTCGTTCGCGAGCGGCGTCGCGGCGACGGCCACCACCGACGCGGGGGCGATGGCGGCGCTGCCGACCCGGGCGGCCGTCGACGCCTTTCTCGCGGATCGTCGGTAG
- a CDS encoding YihY/virulence factor BrkB family protein codes for MSSEDRSVVSTAKQVVAGVQEKNVPFMAASIAYQAFVSLIPLLVLVFFLVTIVGDEQLAAQVADITEGVLPESGQQLLEEAITDSAATAGTSIIGLVILLWGSLKIFRGIDTAFSEIYDSTSESSFLGDLRDAIIVFGALGLAVLAAGAATLAFAFLPDVPFLGLLNPLLLVVGFTIAFYPMYYFFPNVDVSAREILPGVLVAAVGWAALQALFQVYVAIAAGSESADAIGAILLLLTWLYFGGLLLLAGAVVNATTSGHLVLEDDLERAPPRQVTRERELAQIADQRDRLARERDQLRNDLEAQRSRRTDLEARVDRLATDVHRLERENEELRRELEYREEPPWRQALETVLERVDSVNVGTVRESRE; via the coding sequence ATGAGTTCCGAGGACCGGTCAGTGGTATCGACCGCCAAGCAGGTCGTCGCGGGGGTCCAGGAGAAGAACGTCCCGTTCATGGCGGCGAGCATCGCCTACCAGGCGTTCGTCTCGCTCATCCCGCTGCTCGTGCTCGTGTTCTTTCTCGTCACGATCGTCGGCGACGAGCAACTCGCAGCCCAGGTCGCCGACATCACCGAGGGCGTCCTCCCCGAGAGCGGCCAGCAACTACTCGAGGAGGCGATCACCGACTCGGCTGCGACGGCGGGAACGTCGATCATCGGGCTGGTGATACTGCTGTGGGGGTCGCTGAAGATCTTCCGAGGGATCGACACCGCGTTCTCGGAGATCTACGACTCGACGAGCGAGAGCTCCTTCCTGGGCGATCTCCGCGACGCGATCATCGTCTTCGGCGCGCTCGGCCTCGCCGTGCTCGCCGCGGGCGCCGCCACGCTCGCGTTCGCGTTCCTGCCGGACGTTCCGTTCCTGGGCCTGCTCAATCCGCTCTTGCTCGTCGTCGGGTTCACGATCGCGTTCTACCCGATGTACTACTTCTTCCCGAACGTCGACGTCTCCGCCCGCGAGATTCTGCCGGGCGTTCTCGTCGCCGCCGTGGGGTGGGCCGCGCTCCAGGCGCTGTTCCAGGTGTACGTCGCGATCGCCGCCGGCTCCGAGTCCGCCGACGCCATCGGCGCGATCCTGCTTCTCCTGACGTGGCTGTACTTCGGCGGCCTGCTGTTGCTCGCCGGCGCGGTCGTCAACGCCACCACCTCGGGTCACCTCGTCCTGGAGGACGACCTCGAGCGCGCTCCTCCACGGCAGGTCACCCGCGAGCGGGAACTCGCACAGATCGCCGACCAGCGGGACCGCCTCGCACGCGAGCGCGATCAGCTTCGGAACGACCTCGAGGCCCAGCGGTCGCGTCGAACCGACCTCGAGGCGCGCGTCGACCGGCTCGCGACGGACGTTCACCGGCTCGAGCGCGAGAACGAGGAGCTGCGCCGGGAACTCGAGTACCGGGAAGAGCCCCCCTGGCGTCAGGCGCTGGAGACGGTGCTGGAACGGGTCGACTCCGTGAACGTCGGCACGGTCAGGGAGTCCCGGGAGTAG
- a CDS encoding YbaK/EbsC family protein → MHPRADAFRTMARETYGFDPDVEEFPEGTKTAADAADAVGCDVAQIASSLAFDVDGELVVSVTSGANRVSEAALAAYFETDAEAVSMADADRIKEELGWSIGGVPPFCHDRAVPVVMDETLLEFDTVWAAAGTPKAVFPIDPETLRSYADAEPAPVTE, encoded by the coding sequence ATGCATCCGCGCGCAGACGCGTTCAGGACGATGGCTCGAGAAACCTACGGCTTCGACCCCGACGTCGAGGAGTTTCCGGAAGGGACGAAGACGGCGGCCGACGCCGCCGACGCCGTCGGCTGCGACGTCGCCCAGATCGCGAGTTCGCTCGCGTTCGACGTTGACGGCGAGCTCGTGGTGTCGGTGACCAGCGGGGCGAACCGCGTCAGCGAGGCCGCCCTGGCCGCGTACTTCGAGACCGACGCCGAGGCCGTCTCGATGGCCGACGCCGACCGGATCAAGGAGGAACTCGGCTGGTCGATCGGCGGCGTCCCGCCGTTCTGTCACGACCGCGCGGTGCCGGTCGTGATGGACGAGACGTTACTCGAGTTCGACACCGTCTGGGCCGCCGCCGGCACGCCGAAGGCGGTGTTCCCGATCGACCCCGAAACGCTGCGGTCGTACGCCGACGCCGAACCCGCCCCCGTCACGGAGTGA
- a CDS encoding S9 family peptidase, with product MTDATVETDDVLETLASLPEVRAPVASPDGGRVAFYYDETGRNELYVLDLETGARARLSDGEVPRAVRYPIRWHPDGDRLFFHRDEGGDEQNDVFSIDLEGAVDRVVGRDGQCVLADVGPDGRYLYYASDARDQLNLYRHDLESGEFEQLTAYDQPVRGVTVGPVGDRIAYATNESDDLDNQDVYVADADGSNARNLEVGDHGAEASPAAWHPDGDRLLVSDNTEDLTRCGVYDLASDEVTWYGGDAEESPVEFLPDGSGFLALRTRRAAVVPIRYDLEDDSAIELDLPEGVSSYPGSMGGGNPFLEDETVLVTQQTSSERKRLLAYDLASDESEVLVDAEYGGLAPDSFVDSEYVTYESRDGVEIGALLYEPAEPSPTGIVHVHGGPHGQSRRRFSPYVQFLVQRGYTVLQPNYRGSVGRGREFKNRVRGDWGGGEQADVANAGRWLADREGIEDVAVMGGSYGGYSAFWQLVSYPEVWSAGVARVGITDLLALYEESMPHFKTILEQQLGDPEENADFYRERSPLTHVENIEAPICIVHGVNDPRCPISQARLFRDALEAKGWTEGEEFAYHELGAEGHGSSDIEQKIRTFEIVDEFLGEHLPTAPRRG from the coding sequence ATGACTGACGCGACGGTCGAAACCGACGACGTGCTCGAGACGCTGGCGAGTCTCCCGGAGGTTCGCGCGCCGGTCGCCTCCCCCGATGGCGGCCGGGTCGCCTTCTACTACGACGAGACGGGGCGAAACGAGCTGTACGTGCTCGACCTCGAGACGGGAGCGCGAGCACGACTCAGCGACGGCGAGGTACCGCGGGCGGTCCGGTACCCGATCCGGTGGCACCCCGACGGCGACCGGCTCTTCTTCCACCGCGACGAGGGCGGCGACGAACAGAACGACGTCTTCTCGATCGACCTCGAGGGGGCCGTCGACCGGGTCGTCGGCCGGGACGGCCAGTGCGTGCTCGCCGACGTCGGCCCCGACGGCCGGTATCTCTACTACGCGAGCGATGCCCGCGATCAGCTCAATCTCTACCGCCACGACCTCGAGAGCGGCGAGTTCGAACAGCTCACCGCCTACGACCAGCCCGTCCGCGGGGTGACCGTCGGACCCGTCGGTGATCGAATCGCCTACGCGACCAACGAGTCCGACGACCTCGACAACCAGGACGTCTACGTCGCCGACGCCGACGGCTCGAACGCCCGCAACCTCGAGGTCGGCGACCACGGCGCCGAGGCCAGTCCCGCGGCCTGGCACCCCGACGGCGACCGCCTGCTCGTCTCGGACAACACCGAGGACCTCACTCGGTGTGGCGTCTACGACCTCGCGAGCGACGAGGTGACGTGGTACGGCGGCGACGCCGAGGAGTCGCCGGTCGAGTTCCTGCCCGACGGGAGCGGGTTCCTCGCGCTCCGGACGCGCCGCGCTGCGGTCGTCCCGATCCGGTACGACCTCGAGGACGACTCGGCGATCGAACTGGACCTCCCCGAGGGCGTCTCGAGCTATCCCGGATCGATGGGCGGCGGAAATCCGTTTCTCGAGGACGAGACCGTGCTCGTCACCCAGCAGACCTCGAGCGAGCGAAAGCGGCTGCTCGCCTACGACCTCGCGAGCGACGAGAGCGAGGTGCTGGTAGACGCCGAGTACGGCGGGCTCGCTCCGGACTCGTTCGTCGACAGCGAGTACGTCACCTACGAGTCGCGGGACGGGGTGGAGATCGGCGCGCTGCTGTACGAACCCGCCGAGCCCTCGCCGACGGGGATCGTTCACGTCCACGGCGGACCCCACGGCCAGTCCCGGCGGCGGTTCAGCCCGTACGTCCAGTTTCTCGTGCAGCGGGGGTACACCGTCCTCCAGCCGAACTACCGCGGCTCGGTCGGCCGCGGCCGCGAGTTCAAGAACAGGGTCCGGGGCGACTGGGGCGGCGGCGAGCAGGCCGACGTCGCTAACGCGGGCCGCTGGCTCGCAGACCGGGAGGGGATCGAGGACGTGGCCGTGATGGGAGGTTCATACGGCGGCTACAGCGCCTTCTGGCAGCTCGTCTCGTACCCGGAGGTCTGGTCGGCCGGCGTCGCCCGCGTCGGCATCACGGACCTGCTCGCCCTCTACGAGGAGTCGATGCCTCACTTCAAGACGATCCTCGAGCAACAGCTCGGCGACCCCGAGGAGAACGCCGACTTCTACCGCGAGCGGAGCCCGCTCACCCACGTCGAGAACATCGAGGCACCGATCTGTATCGTTCACGGCGTCAACGATCCCCGGTGTCCGATCTCCCAGGCGCGGCTGTTCCGGGACGCCCTCGAAGCGAAGGGCTGGACCGAGGGTGAGGAGTTCGCCTACCACGAACTCGGCGCGGAGGGTCACGGCTCCTCGGACATCGAACAGAAGATCCGGACCTTCGAGATCGTCGACGAGTTCCTCGGCGAGCACCTCCCGACTGCGCCGCGGCGGGGGTGA
- a CDS encoding ArgE/DapE family deacylase, which yields MNASSTRERVCQSIADREERLLETLERLVAAKSVTGNEPVGQRVMLAEFDRLGLAVDTWEPDPEALADHPGYFRTSSYDEHGYEGRENAVATVPGAGDGPTLALSGHIDVVPADPESAWEGDPWTLRRDGDRVYGRGVSDMKGGLAAMLLVVETLQAEGIELAGDLYVQSTIEEEAGGVGGVLSALERGYVPDAAIVPEPFGLPNVGIASAGVMFFDVAVPGKKAHAAWGHQGVSAFDKACLVNRALGDLNDDRQARIDFPPAYGADPDLEGHVTNINVGVVEGGDWPASVPAEVTLKGRVGWPPGESRADVREEIEGTIAAAAADDEWLAENPPTVEWVGWNAAPHEVPRDADIVATVERNAERICGDAGTYVGGNAALDERFFQRYYDVPVVTAGPYGPNLHGVDEYTTVTSLLETAQTLACSAIGYCGVAE from the coding sequence ATGAACGCCTCGTCCACGCGAGAGCGGGTGTGTCAGTCGATTGCCGACCGCGAAGAGCGTCTGCTCGAGACCCTCGAGCGACTCGTCGCCGCGAAGTCGGTGACAGGAAACGAACCGGTCGGCCAGCGAGTGATGCTCGCGGAGTTCGACCGCCTCGGGCTCGCGGTCGACACCTGGGAGCCCGATCCGGAGGCGCTCGCGGACCATCCCGGCTACTTTCGGACCTCCTCGTACGACGAGCACGGCTACGAGGGACGCGAGAACGCCGTCGCGACGGTTCCCGGCGCCGGCGACGGTCCGACGCTCGCGCTCTCGGGACACATCGACGTCGTGCCCGCCGATCCGGAGTCGGCCTGGGAGGGTGATCCGTGGACGCTTCGCCGGGACGGCGACCGCGTTTACGGGCGGGGCGTCTCCGATATGAAGGGTGGGCTCGCCGCGATGTTGCTCGTGGTCGAGACCCTGCAGGCGGAGGGAATCGAACTCGCCGGGGACCTCTACGTCCAGAGCACGATCGAGGAGGAAGCCGGCGGCGTCGGCGGCGTGCTCTCGGCGCTCGAGCGGGGCTACGTCCCCGATGCGGCGATCGTCCCGGAGCCGTTCGGCCTCCCGAACGTCGGCATCGCGAGCGCGGGCGTGATGTTCTTCGACGTCGCGGTTCCCGGGAAGAAGGCCCACGCCGCCTGGGGCCACCAGGGCGTGAGCGCCTTCGACAAGGCGTGTCTCGTAAACCGCGCGCTCGGCGACCTGAACGACGACCGCCAGGCGCGGATCGACTTCCCGCCCGCCTACGGCGCCGATCCGGACCTCGAGGGCCACGTGACGAACATCAACGTCGGCGTCGTCGAAGGGGGCGACTGGCCGGCGTCGGTTCCCGCCGAGGTGACGCTGAAGGGACGGGTCGGCTGGCCGCCCGGTGAGAGCCGAGCGGACGTGCGCGAGGAGATCGAGGGGACGATCGCGGCGGCGGCCGCGGACGACGAGTGGCTCGCCGAGAACCCGCCGACGGTGGAGTGGGTCGGCTGGAACGCCGCGCCGCACGAGGTCCCGCGGGACGCCGACATCGTCGCGACCGTCGAGCGAAACGCCGAGAGGATCTGCGGGGACGCCGGCACGTACGTCGGCGGCAACGCCGCTCTCGACGAGCGGTTCTTCCAGCGCTACTACGACGTTCCCGTCGTCACCGCCGGCCCCTACGGGCCGAACCTCCACGGGGTCGACGAGTACACCACCGTCACCTCGCTGCTCGAGACCGCCCAGACCCTCGCCTGCTCGGCCATCGGCTACTGCGGCGTGGCCGAGTGA
- a CDS encoding metal ABC transporter substrate-binding protein translates to MNLTRRSVLAGTAGAITTGALAGCLDDVASDAEGSAGSGYAAFFTLWDWSEQVAGDELSFENPVPAGTMGHGFEPSSEVLTEIADSDVFVYLDTSEFSWAQEAADRLEADYPDVVVVDGLDGIDLLEWDHDHDDDHGDDHHDDDHGDDHHDDDHGDDHHDDDHGDDHHDDDHDDHDHDHGEYDPHVWVDPVRAQRIVDNIADGLADADPDNEETFRDNAEAYNDRLEDLHGEFEDLFANADRDVIVVAGHDSYQYLEDRYGFEVHTPVGVSPHDEPSQDDIAETIDLVDEHGIDTILYDHFESPTLAETIVENSDATETLAITPAEGTTDEWAEEGWGYLEQMEEINLSAFEQAVGSQ, encoded by the coding sequence ATGAACCTCACACGCCGATCGGTCCTCGCGGGAACTGCAGGTGCGATCACAACCGGGGCTCTCGCGGGCTGTCTGGACGACGTTGCGTCGGACGCGGAGGGAAGCGCAGGTTCGGGATATGCGGCGTTTTTCACCCTCTGGGACTGGTCCGAACAGGTCGCCGGCGACGAACTCTCGTTCGAGAACCCCGTCCCGGCCGGGACGATGGGCCACGGGTTCGAGCCCAGTAGCGAGGTCCTCACGGAGATCGCCGACTCGGACGTGTTCGTCTACCTCGACACGTCGGAGTTTAGCTGGGCTCAGGAGGCCGCAGACCGCCTCGAGGCCGACTACCCCGACGTCGTCGTCGTCGACGGACTCGACGGGATCGACCTGCTCGAGTGGGACCACGATCACGACGACGACCACGGTGACGATCATCACGACGACGACCACGGTGACGATCATCACGACGACGACCACGGTGACGATCATCACGACGACGACCACGGTGACGATCATCACGACGACGACCACGACGACCACGACCACGATCACGGTGAGTACGATCCACACGTGTGGGTGGACCCGGTTCGGGCCCAGCGAATCGTCGACAACATCGCCGACGGACTCGCGGACGCAGACCCGGACAACGAGGAGACGTTCCGCGACAACGCCGAGGCGTACAACGACCGACTCGAGGACCTCCACGGCGAGTTCGAGGACCTCTTCGCGAACGCCGATCGCGACGTGATCGTCGTCGCCGGCCACGACTCCTACCAGTACCTCGAGGACCGCTACGGGTTCGAGGTACACACGCCAGTCGGCGTCTCCCCGCACGACGAGCCGAGCCAGGACGACATCGCGGAGACGATCGATCTCGTCGACGAGCACGGCATCGACACGATCCTGTACGACCACTTCGAGTCGCCGACGCTCGCGGAGACGATCGTCGAGAACAGCGACGCGACGGAGACGCTTGCGATCACCCCCGCGGAGGGAACCACCGACGAGTGGGCCGAGGAGGGGTGGGGGTACCTCGAGCAAATGGAAGAGATAAACCTCTCCGCG